A segment of the Solanum lycopersicum chromosome 9, SLM_r2.1 genome:
ggagAAGTTTGATCATATTTTACTCGTTGAAAACTTTGTGaagaactctctagatggaataTTAAATAGAGGTGAAGGATTACCATATATGAAGAACCCATGGGAATCCAAGctccaagttgttcttgagcttcacctccaatggaggtttctagagagaatattttgaTAGAGGGAAGTCTAATTTAAATTCATGGATTGGGAATAGGCTTGTCACGTTTTATATCAACTTAATAAacccaaaaataacaaaataaaccaaCTAGGGTAAGGTTAGAACGTGGGGCGAATTTCTCATTTACCCCTTAAATGAAACAACATGCATGGCATTTGTTGCAGGCCACATCGACGAGAGCAGTTGACGGGGCATCGTCTGGTCGATGAGCCGTCCTGTTGCTCTGTTGTTTGCTACTGCAACTCCTTCATGGAGGGTTGATCTCACACTTCTAAGTGTTGAGAGACGCCTCCCATCGACGGAGCGTCCATTGAGACATGGGGCGTCGATTGAGGTCTCTTCGATTGACACTGCAAAGGCACTGTCTCGACAgcctttgggtcctccttggggCCTCTTGTTGggcccttggggagtcgtaccaaGACGTttccaacataaatataaacctTAGCAAGTCAATTACCTTCCACAtcagtttcacccaaaaaaaacaTTCGAAACACATTCAAACATGCTCGGCTCATTCAAGACACACATGCACATCTCAAGGGGTAAATTTCGAACGTcttagacgttcttggacgtttgaacTATAAGATTCATGAAACTTAACATACTgcttataaaaatcattattaatcatataaggacttcATAAGCCAATGacacacatataagcacataaaaacatCTAAGTCCTCTTTGTGACTAGTCATCAAATGTCTTGGTTTTgctttgacgtttgacttccaaatgacttcaaatcactCATGCATACTTTAAAATAGctaattattatgttaaaaaGCTTATAGTAaaatgtgaggctctagacaccctaaataattttgggggtcttacaatatcccccccttggaaacattcgtcctcgaatgacacttagaacACTTCAATCACAATAAGGCCTTCAATGAATCATAGAGCAGCTCACAATATTCAAAACATCATCACATAGAAGTTAATGTACCAAACGTACAAGGAACACAAACTTCCAAACCATTAAGCACTTAGTGCAACACAAGCAATTAAAACCTTTATTactcactctttaatgcatcgAACAAATAGGCTCttgtcatgttcataggaggaacatccttctcctaatcattACATGGTCTCtacatttcaattcattaagaTATTATCGTTCAACCACATTTTAGTCACACTAGGCAGATTTAACATCACTCAAGAAGCAATTAGGCgctcatacttcaatgcacatagacttgagttagGCAGATCAACAAGGGTCTTTCTTAATTAGACATTCTACCACTAGAGccatactcaaccataccatgctTAGTTGTTTTCATGGAGAAAATTCCTTCTTCTCATCACACTTACATGTCTCGTGAGTTCATACCCAATCAAGGCACAAAGGTCTATTCATTTTAAATGAGAATTTCTCCACTTTTTAACAAAAACATGCTCATATTTCCTTCCTAGAGTAGTTAAAATCGTAATTCACACCACACACATCACAATAATAGGAAGTCATTTCACATAATTTCAATCTCTTGCATAACTTTAGCTTTCATAATCAAGCATCAATTTGAGAAAATCTCACAATTTATAGGCACACACAGTGACAATAGCTAACATGCCATCACTTTGCAAAAGTGAGCCTAAATTCATAGCTCCCAAATCATGAaagtcacataattttcaagagactcacCATTTTCATTTCAAGGAGACTCAACTTTTTCATTAATGGCATAAAACACCACACCTTATAAGTGACTTCAAACATGCTTCTTACATGAActcatgaagttaaatgcaTAACTAACATAGCAAGATGcacaatcaacatgagaaaTCATGAATTTGATCTAAATCTTCTTTCATGCACTTTAGAATCTTCAAAACATTCATAACATTGTGTCAACTACGACATACAAAACATAGGAAGAATATGCAACTCATACTTTAATGCAAGACTCTTATCATGAACAAGCTTCTAAGAACTCTTTAGCTTCAACTCAAATAAACATATAAGGAAAAGATAGAAATAACTACAACTTTACTAATCACATCACCATCCCGCACTAAGGGTAAACCCAATCAAGAGCAACTTAACCCAACTACATAAGGTCTCAACTATACCATGAACATCAAGGGTCACAAAACATTAGAGGAACAATTGAGGAAGCTTAGCCTTAAGGCCGCTTTCTTTTCTATAAACATTACagtaaggtaacttctaggtcaatcaaaCTCACATCATCACCCTACCAAGACAAACATGCTACTCTTACTTGTAAGATCAAGTCTATACAAAGGAATCCAATCCAAACAAGGCGACACATATATTTAGGCCATAACATAAGACTGTCATCATGCAAAGTCATCAAGCAACTTATAATCCAAAAAGGGACTCATTTTAACCATCACAACTTCTAACatgctttaactatatcatgacatacatttctCAACATAACATGCCATTTCACATAGATCTCATATATAGCCACAAAGGGCATCACATCATAAAAGCATGCCAAATTCACCTCCACACATACtcatcaaaccataaaaccaagataagcatcaaaactcacattttgtCCCTCAAGCATAGAGATCATCtaatccaagcaatcacatctaaaagaccaccggacaaggaaacataagagagagatcttatagagtaaGTTCTAAGGCACGACATGAGAATAGTGAAGAAggggaaactctatcatccaATAGCCTCTTGCTCATAGATATGTCGTGACTCACCACAGATGAtagagactctactagacgtggcatATGAGACTTTGGGACCTAAAATAAGTTTCataaacctcatgctctaataccacgTTCGTCACGACCGGAGAGCACcccttagaagtaacatggcgtacttgacctatcagaggtcttatacaagcccatagttatcattcatcgcattctcataggtaaatttagcggaaaatttataactttcttAGCAACATCATATGCTAAAACAACACttccattatatataaaatatcataatacatagttgaagactctagtctcttttttccatcttagactcaacatcattagagCATAGTAGGAACACGACCCTTACAATATAGTTCATAAGTAAATTATTATAACACTTTATAGTAAACTATAACTTAGGAAATCCTtcgacttaaggattcctttccttgagttGGGGAATCAAATATCAAGCTCCTCGCCATTAAAGACATCCCTTAAGAATTCATAAACTACAATTTgtctaaaaaggtaaaaaagaaTGGAGTTAGATCTAGTCTCTGAAACTATGGTGTTGACTACAAGTGATTTGAAACTACAACTTCTACATGTTTAATTGGAACAAGATTTTGTACCAGCGTGGAATGAAAATTTTGGGTAAGTTTAAGAGGGCGGCATAATTACAAAACCTTATATTTACTTACTTGTAACCATGTGTGACGTCTCACCTACAAagttaatgttaaaaaaatacgGGCAAGGgcttaaaatacccttaaagtattgaaaatgatacaaaattacccttcatccacctattggctcaaaaatgcccttttcatccacctattgactccaaaatacccttgtcatccacctttgggttcaaaatgaccatttttaaattgttttaaaattaaactctttaaatttttttttaaatactgggcgttcaactattaattataattttaatttataaaaataatttataaatcaatccactaccaactcattactaactaaacctcactcaattaataattcaattataatatcaaaatcgtcataaacactactaaaacacgatgaaattatagattactgaaaatgacatttaaaattattcgagtccaaatcgaagccccaattaaatttaggttgagcctcttatttaggaggacactttctttcaaaattgaattagaaatttatgattaaaggtaaagataatacatcccgaattaattcatgcacttttttaaaataaatatttataatttattttaaaacctttaatatattattttgaaaaaaaagttaccgttgaagtaacatcacataattgagacgtaagaataattacgATGAACACAGTCAGACTTTTAAGCTTATCGGTGATTTTTATGtagccacttgaatgtatgaaaatttacttctatattttttaaaaacactcaattggcagtagcttgcattaataatgtgacgggttcattaatttagagggatttaattagtaatgggtgggtagtggaatgatttataaattacactaataagttaaattataacaaatagttgagcgccacgtattttaaaaaatatttaaatagtttaaatataaaaccgttaaataagtggtcaattttgaaccaaaaggtggatgacaaggatattttggacccaataggtgggtgggaagggcattttggagccaataggtggatgaagggtaattttgtaccatgttcaatactttgagggtattttaggcccttttccgtaaaaaataaatgttattacATGTTTGAGGCGAACAAACGTGAATAAATGCACGTAAACATGAAGTACacaaaagttgaaattaaaatatctatcatgcgcttcttttaaaaaaaaaagggcttacacatattattaaattatgggggggaaaaaactcatttataatataaaatttaaactatatttttgCAATGTAAGTTAAAGTGATTATACTTTAGTGAAACTTTCCAATTTAATTATGGCCACCTAGATAAGTTGAATTGGCATATAAGAATCATGTAAGCTATATCTCAACTAATCAGTTGATTGATGAATTAAATGTgttttatcaaaatcaaatgGAAGTGGTCAGACCTTAATTTGTTAACAACATGGGAGGCACGTCATTCAACTAAAATAAATCCGCAAAAGCCAATTggtgcaaatatttttttaataatccaTTTTTTGTGATTATAATTAATAGGAAGACATGAATGCCTCTCCATCATGTATGCCACTCAACTAATCCATCCTTTTTAAATTGGTTTACACACTCACCGCCCAACTTTTAAACGTATATACAAGTACAACTGACATTAATCAAAATGActgaaataaatcataatagATAACCTGTTCTTGATAAGAAAACGGGGCTAAATATCCAACCAAAGTCAACCatcatttttttatcaataatgtCCAAGTCAATAACCTTAACTACTTCATTTTGATGTCGACACCTCAAAACAATCCCACCAGACACAATAATTCATTCTTATTAACAGGAATTCCCTCGCAGCAAATTGTCATAGAACAACACTACTATGCATTGCCTTGTTGCACTTGAacctcttctttctttctttgggaCTAACgacattttttcatttcttcttagactagaaggaaaataaaatataataatatacaaaacGATTGATTACTAGCTAGCATCAATTCTATTCTACATGAAGCATGAGATCAGATTACCATAGCGAACAACCTCTTTATGATCAGTTAATAATAGTACAACAGAAGATAGTTTCACACTTTGAGTATTGGTAGATACAACTTACAAAGGATCCAAGTTTAAACAAAACATAtgaattacaaaataaatagtGAGTAAAAGAATAAGGCAGTACGAggaaggaaaaggaaaaatgggAAAAAGTGACTTGTGCCCTGTTAAAAAACATAGCCTTGGTGTGTATTCGCTGCTTTCAAGACATGAGATTTTAACGTCCTTTTGGATTCATGATTTGAGAGAAAACAGCACTAGGTGTTAGCCCATCTGAGTCTTCGCTGGCAAGGCTGCGGCCGCCAATGCTCATAGATATTCCACTGCTTCTTGAATCAGTCATGCTTGCATCGTAACCTGGGGATTCATTCAAATCCTTCTTTCCTTTGCATGTAACATTATCAAACCCTTCTTCAATGTCCATTTTCCCAAAACCCTTCCCACACTCCTCTGCACTCTCCTGAAGTTGCAGAGCAAATTCAAGATTCCACAGCACATCTCCCATTGACGGCCTGTCTACACCAACATCAGACACACACTTCACTGCTGTCTCTGTAAATTTTTTCAAGCATTCTGGTGCAAGCTTCCCTTTCAGATATGGATCGATTATCTGATCAAAAGTACCCTTCTTGTAACAATGGAAAGCCCACTCTGCCAAGCTTACTTGCTCCTTTGGAAGAGTTGGGTTCAGAGCTGGCCGAGCACACAAAATCTCAAACAGCACTACACCAAATGAGTACACATCAGATTTGTCTGTCAGTTGCTGCCTTCTGAAGTATTCTGGATCCAGATATCCAAAACTGCCCTTCACCACGGTACTCACATGGGTGTGATCCAATGTAGGACCTGTTTTAGACAACCCAAAATCAGAAACCTTTGCCACCCATTTCTCATCCAAGAGGATATTAGTGGTTTTCACATCACGGTGGATAATAGTATGCTTCGCACCAGTATGAAGATAGTGCAACCCACGAGCAGCACCAATACAAATCTCAAGCCTCTGCTTCCAAGGTAAAGGAGGCTTCTGGGTCTTATAGAGATGCTCACGAAGGGTACCATGAGCCATGTAGTCATATACTAGGATCATTTCACAGTTCTCTTCACAATAACCAATCAAAGAAACAAGATGGCGATGGCGAAGTTTTGAGAGCATTTCAATTTCAGTTTGGAATTCATGAACACCTTGCTCGGAGAGAGGATTCCCACGTTTGATAGCAACTTTTGTGCCACCGTCAATTTCTCCCTGGTATACTTTGCCAAAACCACCCACCCCAAGAAGCAGTGCTTCATCGAAGTTATTGGTGGCTGCCTTGATCTCAGCAAATGAAAAGTGACGACAAAGGTTTGATGGAAGGGACGAAGCATAACTGCCAGTAGTGTTTGTCTTAGCAGAACCAGACGTATGTGAATTTCCATACAAAGAAAGAGGGAGCCAGCCTGATGGTCCATCACTTGGACTTTGGACCTTCCCACGATTCCGGCGGTGCATGACAAGGCATGCAACTAAACCAATAAGAACTACAGCAGCAATCCCTCCTCCAACGCCTCCACCAATAgctgatttattattttttgattcaCCTGTTTTGGATGGCAGAGGGTCAATATGATCTGGTTCTGCAACTGGAACAGGATTAGGCCCAGCAAGGTTATTATTGGTGTCACTCACTTTGAAAATCTCTATTCCATTCAAAATTGCATCATACCAATTGGATTTTGAAGCAACATTTGGATGGAGGGCAAGCCAAAGATCCTGCTGTGAAGCCCCACGAGGTACAGAGACCACATAATCCTTGTGAAAAGGAATTCCATTGCCATCAGCCCAAGCAATGACATCTGCTGCAGGTTCCGCAGTCTGATTATTCATGTAGATGATAAACACCCTCTGGTTGACTTTTGTGATATTTCTAGTGATTTCACAGAAATGGAGCCTAACAAGATAAGAGAACCCTGAATCAACTGAGAAAACCCAGCTCAAATTGAATTGCTGGTTAATTTGAAAAGTTGGACCCATTGACCTAGCTGTCTTATAGACATCAAGTGGGGCAATGTAGGTAGGCTGCCCATTACCATAGGTTATTGTGACATTCTCATCATCGGCAGTATTGGTGACTCCGGTGGCTGctccaaaaatataatttgagtcGTCACCCCATGACCTAAACATACCAGTATCACCTGATGGTGAGATTACATTGCCTCCCACATTAAGGCGATAGACATTTTCCAAGGCAGTAGAATTGTCAATGATGAAAGGGGATTTCTGACCCACAATGAAGGTATTTCCATCTTCTGTGTTATAGATATCAGGATGTGAAATAATCTCAATCCCATTGACAAACGCAAAGGAGTTTGAGGTATTTGGAGAGGGTGTGAAAGTGATGTTCAAAGTTTCAGATGGCACATTTATTGAGAATTCCTTGGTCAAGTAATCATAGTTGAGAGCTTCAGCAGTTTGTGCTGCACTGAAATTTCTAAGTAAGGTATATTGTCCGGAGGCCACATCGAAGATGGCATTGGTAGCATTTAGCTTGTTGTAAGACGAGGGATAGAAATAGAGACGGACAAACTTACGACCAGATGCTACAGGGAAACTATAGGTGAACTCAGACTGGAATACACGGGCAGACATAAAAGGAACTTGAGGGACAGAGGGCTTTTGATCAGCAGCATCAGAGATTGATGACTTACTACCCAACATATATTTTGACCCAACATCTGTGCCCCATTTCCGACCATCAGCATCTGGGAGATTGTCAGGACCGCCACAGTTCAACAGAATATCATCACCAGGCACATAATTGGCAGCAAATGTCACATTAATCACAATAGCCAACAACAAAAATGAcgaaacaaagaaaaaacagaatttACTGTCGTCTGCCATAGATGCTGCACAAGCCTATAGTAATCCGCAGAAATCACtggaacaaaagaaaaaagaaagatcaGTTGACCTCCCCTCAATTTTAATTACACAAGGACAATATAAATCTCAAAATCCGGAATCCCTTTTTTCAACTAAATCCAGAAGACTAAATAAAACCCAGCATCAGGATGCAGTATAAGAAGCAGGGGATAGCATAAAGTAGACAGATAAAAGTTTTTCACAACTAAATGAAAGGCACTCAGTCCAAAACCCAGCAGAAGTAGCAACAAATTGCATATAAATAGAACTTTGGAGCTAGATGATGAAAGGCTGAAAGC
Coding sequences within it:
- the LOC101259360 gene encoding receptor-like protein kinase FERONIA, with translation MADDSKFCFFFVSSFLLLAIVINVTFAANYVPGDDILLNCGGPDNLPDADGRKWGTDVGSKYMLGSKSSISDAADQKPSVPQVPFMSARVFQSEFTYSFPVASGRKFVRLYFYPSSYNKLNATNAIFDVASGQYTLLRNFSAAQTAEALNYDYLTKEFSINVPSETLNITFTPSPNTSNSFAFVNGIEIISHPDIYNTEDGNTFIVGQKSPFIIDNSTALENVYRLNVGGNVISPSGDTGMFRSWGDDSNYIFGAATGVTNTADDENVTITYGNGQPTYIAPLDVYKTARSMGPTFQINQQFNLSWVFSVDSGFSYLVRLHFCEITRNITKVNQRVFIIYMNNQTAEPAADVIAWADGNGIPFHKDYVVSVPRGASQQDLWLALHPNVASKSNWYDAILNGIEIFKVSDTNNNLAGPNPVPVAEPDHIDPLPSKTGESKNNKSAIGGGVGGGIAAVVLIGLVACLVMHRRNRGKVQSPSDGPSGWLPLSLYGNSHTSGSAKTNTTGSYASSLPSNLCRHFSFAEIKAATNNFDEALLLGVGGFGKVYQGEIDGGTKVAIKRGNPLSEQGVHEFQTEIEMLSKLRHRHLVSLIGYCEENCEMILVYDYMAHGTLREHLYKTQKPPLPWKQRLEICIGAARGLHYLHTGAKHTIIHRDVKTTNILLDEKWVAKVSDFGLSKTGPTLDHTHVSTVVKGSFGYLDPEYFRRQQLTDKSDVYSFGVVLFEILCARPALNPTLPKEQVSLAEWAFHCYKKGTFDQIIDPYLKGKLAPECLKKFTETAVKCVSDVGVDRPSMGDVLWNLEFALQLQESAEECGKGFGKMDIEEGFDNVTCKGKKDLNESPGYDASMTDSRSSGISMSIGGRSLASEDSDGLTPSAVFSQIMNPKGR